TCCATGCCTAGTAGTAGGTACTGGATTGCAGacattgatgaagaaaacaaaaccatgaaCGAACATGTAGCTGCAGTTACCTGTAGAGAGAGCACGATTAACTTAAGAATCCAATTGCTTGTTTTGGTAAAACTTTGGTTCTGATGCTGCTAGAGAACAAGACTCAAGAACGTACCTCTGGAGCAATACcgatttggagaagaagaggactAATGAGCATTCCACCACCAATACCAAAGAGGCCACCCAAAACTCCAGCCAAGAGAGCCATTACAGGGAGCATCAACTTGTTTTGTCTTCCTCCAACTCCAGTCTCCTGTGGAGTAATTTCAGTTTCATATTCATCAAACCTGTTGACTTTTGACCAACAGAAAAGCTAATTTAATCAACAGCAAGTAGTATGTATTGGACCTGTTCAGAGTTTTGGTTACTATGCGATGTGTGGTTGCTTTGAACATTGTCACTGAAGTAAATGCAGAGAGTAAAGAAGATAGTGAGAGGTATTTGAAGCGAGGAGAGGAACCAGTAGAGAGCTCCACATGGCTTGATCGATATGATTCCCTGTGCAAATCCAAAGTATATCAACTTCTTACTTCTACATGCCATTAAGATTTCAATAATTTGGAAAGAATTATAACACTTCAAGGAACGTTCAAATAAGTGGAGGGAATGTGGAAACAGAGCAATGAGAGCATTGagatagaaaaatattcaaatcaatcgaccaaaaatcataaatacgCGTTTAGATACTTAAATTCATACCTGACCGTATTTGTTTCCGCGGAAAAGATTAATAGAGAAGAACAATAACCAAATGATCACTAAAACTCCAAGCTTCATCCATGGAAACCTAATCATCCCTCTCTGTCTcacatcttctctttcttcactcAGAAGCGGCGATCTCGCTACCTCGATGCCATCAACGTCTCTTGGACTCTTAATCTTCGCTCTTTCCGACTCCAAATTCCAGTAAGAAACTCCCTTTTTACAAGTCTTCATCGTTGACCAGGCGAGGAACACAGCGAAGAGAAACAACACAAGCCAATTTGGGAACATACGGTTACAGATCACACCAATACTTACTCCGAGAAGTAGACATGGCTGAATAGTAAGAGCTAAATCGAAgtcgattagggttttgtctcttgatttagggtttctcaggAAAAGATTGCATCCCACGTTAGCGAAAGAGACGCCGGTTACCATGAACGCTGAGAAGCTTGAAGCTGTTTTCATTTCGAGACCGGCGATGATTGTCATTATCGAGAGGAAGAGTCCACCGCCGCCGATTCCTCCGGCGCTGGAGATAGAGGCGGCGAAGAACGAGAGAACGGCGGCGATTATGGTGGGGATGGAGACTTCAATAGTTGATTGGCTGAGGTCCTCCGAGAAATGGAGCCATTGGCTTGTTGTGCTGCGGATTTGACTCTGGTCTGCAAGGGCGGATGGATTGaagatggtgaagatggtgatTAGGGAGAGGAGAAGAGGGACTAAATTGATCGTCATTTTCTTTACTTAGGGGGTTGTTTGTAACCTTTTGAAAGTTTTGgggtttatttttgtttggaacgTTAGAAATTTTATGCTCATttattgtttggtttatacttatatatgaATCAATAAAGGGTTTAGTCAACTGCAATTCTAATACAAGGTATTTATTACggaattaattaatttaagaCAATTTGgtgaaataaaaaactaaagatgACAAATGCAATTATTTTTCCTATGTTTTTGTAGATCTAgtagtattatttttattgaaatatttattcaaagGAGCTTCTTTCCCATATCCtctagatttgtttttgttttaggtaCTTGTAAAAAGTGGTAATAGCATTATGTATTTATTAgctgaaaaaataaagactaTGGCACCAAGTtatatttgtctttcttttacatatcaatttttggaaattaattaAGAGAAAGGGAGAAAAGTTTGAATATTTGCATACAAGTTTGGAAAGAAATACTTGTGCTATGTGTAAATGTCCTTTGACTATCAAGACGAGAAATGGGCTAGAAACATATATGGGAGACAAGTTCTAGAGGAAAAATGATGTTAGCAAGCTTAGTTGACATTGTGGTTCAAAGTAAGTTTACGaacatatttaatttatagtgTGTAAGAAAAcgtactatttattttatcccACCAGTAtgtcatattattatttttataccCAAAAGTGAGGCAATCGTAATAAAATGcaagaaattcaaaattgtcaatcaaaaatgaattgtttttcaaattaaaaatgcGATAAATAGTGTTCATCACTTGGCACGTAAAAGGTTGACTTTTAATATCGGAATGAATCCGGACATAACACATGTCCAACTTGGCATATTTAGCAAACTTGGACTATTTATTAGAAGATAGTGTTTATAGAAGAAATGTACATTAAAAAACGGTAAATCGCTAATCCTAGGCCTATCCTCACGATTGTGATGTAATGTAACCCACTTCCGttgatttcttcaaagaaatcaaaagttgtGGGTTCTTCTAGAGATGCTACTACTACAACGATCGATGGACGATTGTCATTGATGTTATCGAATGGTAAATCGGACAAAAGTTTCTGGATATGCTCTCTTATAATATCACAATCACAAATGCTATTTCTTTTCAATAAGGTATTTGGGCTTCATTAGTAGCTGTAGCTGAACCTTTTGTTTGTCACATGTCTTTACTCTTATGCTCATCCATGttcgtttatatttttgacCCACTGTTCTGTTCTGAGACCTTAAGTGTAAGAAGAATTCTCAAGTTAATATACATCTTAAAAAGCAGTTATGAAATATAGCCgactaaataaataattaattaaataaataaacagagGATATAGTCcataacaaaataagaaatgccaaaaaaaagagagtaaaattATTACATAAACCATTTCCACTTTAATacactcaaaacaaaattgattttaagCCCAAGGGCTAATGGAACACTCCCAAGGAAGAGTAGGGAACCTCTCACTGTCTTTGCAATAATCGTATACGACGAGATTACGCTGCACCCACGCATAATCCATCTTCTGTGTCTTGGACAAATGCCACGCGTCGTACTGATCCCACCAATTCTCTGTTGTGGTAGAGACGCATGCAGGGAATGGATCCTTCCAACGGCAGCCTTCGACGGCGAAGTCCTTGTAAGAAGAGACGAATGGAGCTTTTTTCCAGTCAGTCTTCTCCAGACCACCACGTGTAGCCCAATCGTCAGCGTTCCAAATGCTGGAGAACAAGTACATCGGCTTCTGGTTCGGGAAGAAGTCGTTGTTTGGTACCTTATCACTGTTCTTGTATACTCGAATTGGTACCCTATCCACGAAGAACCTGGTTTGGATTGGATTAAACCGGGTTATGCATTGTACCAATCGATAAAATTAGCTTTGATTGACCAATTCGGTTCGAGTTGGTCTAGTTTGAGTTCTTTAAAGTTTGGTTAAGATAGGCTTGCTTTGGTCGGTTTGAACTTTAAACCAGATTGGAATTTTTGTGTCGGTCGAAATTTGAATCTGCACCATTTAAGTTTTCTCAAAGCTAAACGTAAGAAAACAGGATTGAACCTATTGTGAAATTAATCTGTAAACTGAATTATGTTATTGTGAGTGGAATGTTGGTTCTAACTTCGAACCGATCATAAACCTAAGGTTCCGGTTTCTACCCAAAATTCCCGGTACAGTTCGTGGTATCTCTATATATGTAGCCAACTAACCATTAGCCAAGATCAAGAGAGGACTTACACAAGCTGGTGGTTATTCCAAAGAATTGAGTAGGTGTGATAATCCTTGGTCGGGTCGAACCAGAGGGAATGTCGCATCTCCCGATTCCCGGTTCCGTTCTTATACACATTGGTCTGAATAATGTAAGGCTGTCCGGTTCGGTTCCCTAGAAATTCGAAATCTATCTCGTCTCTCTCCGGTCCTGCCCCATTCTCCGAACACATCTGCTCAACCAAatttaatctaaaataattaatacaaaacaaaatcattggttatcttctttacaaaattgaaacatTAAATAAGAACGACGGCTCACGTAGTAAGCGGTGACGACGCCGGCGGAGTCGCCTCCGACGAGCTTTAGCTTCATACTAAACCATCCGAATCTATACATGTGCTTTGTCTGAAATCCACAtcctgttttattttttatccaaTCAGAATATTTAAACTTTCGATATAATAATCAAGAGACTAAGTTAAAAAATGTCATGTAGATTTAAGTAGGAACAGAGTAAGTATCAGTGTAATTTCGAAAGACTAGAACGGCATTGATCCTAAACCGGAAGCAAACTGGATTTGAACGTACCGGTGTCGTTATCTAAGGAAAGATTCCAGATCTCTCCATCATCGGAAGTCGTGAAGTGATTTTCAGACCACATAATGTTGAAATTATCTTCAAACGATTGTGTCGGTGTTGCTGCGATAGAGGACGACGCCATTAGAGCCGTCATGAACAAGAACAGAGCCGTCATGGCAGAACAGCTCGTTATGATCCTCCTTTCCGTCTCCATTGGTTGTCTCTACTTCGAATATTtcgaagagagagagagagagaggtaaTGCAATCTACACTTGTTCCGTGAGTGAGAAGAGTATAGAGCTTTCTTGCTTTTATTATAAAGACCGGGGAAATGACTGTTTTGACCATTAATAATTCTTTTAATATGCTATTGCGTTTAGACTTTTGATAcggttttttttctaagatttTCATGTAATAATGATGTTTACGataatttgtaaaagaaagcaaaaagggtaaatgaaaaagtttaattaaagaaaactaacaGTAAAACTCAatgatttttatgttaatcAAGTGTAAACTGTTTGGTTATAATACACACGGTTTAGCTAATTAAAAGCCGACCGGTTTATTCATTAAGTTGCTGAGATAGGTCATTTGAACCATATTGATGAGCTAGCAAGGGTACTATAGGAAATATAGAAAACAACAGCAGAACATGGAGAATTGGATCTCCAGGCTGCCACCAAGTGGAAGTGGGATCCATAGAAATGTTCATGtaaaagcaaaaccaaaaacattatttaacTCTGTACTTTAATTCTTTGGTTAATCTTCACTTAGTAAATCTGATATGGGAATATGTctaacaaaacccaaataatATAGGCGAACATGCTTCGgaacataatattttgttcaacaaaagaaagagtttgCCTTGCCTCTCTCATATTTTGTTAGCCCAAGACAAGGCACGTGAAACAAGCACGTTATGAATAAGAAAGCAGGGAAATAATACACCTGGAGTTACTAAATTATTAGGTTGACAAAGATTAGTTTATTGGATTGTCTCTTGCATAATCCGGTattcttacatttttacataattactattttttgtaTGGATATGAATGTTTCAGATCTAAGATTGTAGACTGAGGTTTATATAATACCACAAGTATATGCAACTCGACCTTGTTACTTTAGACTATAATAGAGTAGTATTAAGATTATGATAATGacaaaaatgatttcttaTACATTAATAATACCATTTAAATGATTTACGAGCGATGAAATAAATATGCATGGTCTAGTTTTATGTAAACTCTCTAATCCATGTAtgagtctctcttttttgtattACTAAGTGGTTTCTCATATGTTTCCTGTAAAAGAATCTCAACTTGTCGGCATGTCGGTCCTAATAAGAGAAACCAGAAGTGATCAtcaattttattgttaattataGAATGTTTAAGTTTCACATATCATACAACAAGACAGTTTGGCCGAGTGGTCTAAGGCGCCAGATTTAGGCTCTGGTCCGAAAGGGCGTGGGTTCAAATCCCACAGCTGtcaatttcttttcctttttttcccttctttaAAACTAAACCCTCTAACTCATCAAGAAGGTTCAATCAAACCTATAAACACCTAGAATTTTGAACAGTTCTTCACTTCTCCAGTATTTCCCGGCAATTCCAgatctctctatctcctttcttcttcaaatccaaTCAGAGAGTGATCTAAAAATGGTGATTCAAACGAATCTCTCATATCGTTTCTTCATCttaattgtgtttttatttaccCTAGCGAATCCAAAATCAGATTCAGATCTCAAAAACGAACTAGTCTCCCTCCGATCAACCGCCGAATCAGGCGTGATCTCCTTCAACAACGACGACGTTTCCAAATTCATAACCTCCGTATCCACTCCTAGACCTTACTcactcatcatcttcttcgacGCCGTTCATCTCCACGGCAATAGCCAGCTACGTCTTCCAGAGTTCCGCCGCGAATTCAGACTCGTCTCCGCCACTTtcatcaccaacaacaacaatgaatCTAACGGCACAAAGCTCTTCTTCTGCGAGATCGAATCAACTCACTCCGAGGCTTCTTTCCGCCGCTTCGCCGTCGAGTCACTACCACACATTTCCCTCGTTAGCCCCACGACAGAGAATTTAACAGAATCAGATCAAATGGACGGTGGAGATTTCACTGGATTAGCCGAATCAATGGCAGAGTTCGTCGAACGTCAAACAAAACTCACCGTTTGTTCAATCCAACGACCACCACTCATATCAAAGACACAAATCGGAATCATCGTTGCTATAATCATAATCTCGACTCCGATTCTCATCAAGAAGATTCTAAAAGGAGAAACACTTCTCCATGACCATAGAATCTGGTTAGTTGGCGCGGTTTTCGTCTACTTCTTCAGCGTCTCGGGGACAATGCATAACATCATTAGAGAAATGCCAATGTATATCAAAGATTATGAAGATTCAAgtaagtttgttttctttatagaaGAATCAGAGATGCAGCTTGGAGCAGAAGGTTTCTTTGTAGGGTTTTTGTATACTGTTGTTGGATTGCTTTTGGCGTTTGTTACTAATGTAGTTGTACGAGTCAAGAAACTCGATGAGCAAAGGATGGCTATGCTTTTGGCTCTGTCTATATCGTTTTGGGCTGTGAGGAAAGTTGTTTACTTGGATAATTGGAAGACTGGTTATGAAATTTACCCATATTGGCCATCGAGTTGGCGGGGATGAGTGATCTTCACGTAAGGTTAGTTTTTCAAGATTGTGGAACTGattagttagtgttttggcTTTCAATACTTGAACATGCATATAGCCAAGTTTATAGTTTAAAGATTCAATAATTGCAGTTTAGGATTCACGAATTTGTGCTAACTAGAGGAATGATTGCTCGAAGACTTATAATGCTTATGGTGTTGCTTTGCATCCATTGAGAAAGAGTACTCTACCAAATAATCGTTGCTTTACTATGTGTGAAGGTTTGGAAAAAGATTGTATGCAATACTTGACCCACAAGAAACCTTCTTAAAAGTGAaaagattctctctttgttcttttcttccaGCTTTGTTTAAAGTTAAGCATCTAATTCCTTCACACCCTAGAATTTAATTACTTAAGAGAGCTCATGTTAATATTACTACTGTTTGGTTTTGCtaagaaaatcaattttattttggaaattttgacTATGGCAGAGACAAATAAaggaattgaagaagaagtggcAAGTGCTTTTGTGAATCACTACTACCATCTCTTTGACAACGATCGATCATcgctttcttctctctacaaTCCCACCTCTTTGCTCACTTTTGAAGGCCAAACGATCTACGGCGTGGATAACATCTCCAATAAGCTTAAACAACTTCCGTTCGATCAATGCCATCATTTGATCAGCACCGTCGATTCTCAGCCGTCTTCAATGGCCGGTGGATGTGGTGGAATCCTAGTTTTTGTGAGCGGTAGCATCCAATTACATGGAGAGGATCATCCTCTTAGGTTTAGCCAGGTCTATCTCTTATCTATTTGTAATCGATTCGAAGGTTTCATTTGGTTAAAACAATCTTAGGTTTAGCTTAATCGATTtgcataaaacaaaatgttattttcattgttttctagTTTCCATCGGTTTATCTTGGACCCCCGCTATAACaatcttcaatttttaatGTTGTTACTAAATTATATGAATCAAACTATAAGCTATATAGTATGAGCctgtattattttatttttgttggatttttaGCTGACTTGaataataacattatttattaattgcAGACGTTTCACTTGATTCCGGTTCTGCAAGGAAGTTTCTTCGTCCAAAATGAGATGTTTCGGCTCAACTATGGTTGAACTTATTATAACTTTAATGTTTGTAATCGATTGATCTCTCTTATACGCCGAAATCCAACTGATAATGTagtcaaatattttatgaaaatctATCGTTTATCTTGACTAGTAAAACATATTGactttttctgttattttcatatatgtaaacaAGTTTCGAGTTATTGAAAAACATTCGGCAATTATAGATTGGAAAAATCCATACAATATAAGACTATTAGTGAACGTAGATTCACATGATccacttttttaaaaaaagccGAATAAGACTTTTCTCTGCTCTCATATAATCTCGTCCACTCAATAGTTattaaaaatagggatatctctgtgtattttaaaaatagtgAAAATTGACGAAAAAATCGAACAAATATGAGGCTACTACTATCTTTTGACTCTTGACCATTCTCttttactcaaaaacatttccttctcttccacgaaaccatttttctctctctcccttttcCTGATCAACTTCTCACGAACTACAATATGAAGAACCGGAGCAAAAACTTAGCCACCctgagtttgatgataattacGTTATTGACATGGTCGGATATCGTAGTAGGACAAGAAGCACTACTAGGAAAGAAAGTATTGCCGCTATGCCACAGAGAATGTATGCCAATATGCATGAAAGTGATCGAAGCCACGCAAGACATTTGCGAACCTGCATGCCAATCTGGTTGTCTTCAGCTTCAAGGTAGAGGCACCGGACTTTCAGCTTCCGATCAAGGAGTCGATATGGTCATTgcataaattaatatctttaccggaaaaagaaatcaagattttGATATTACCAACATAGTTGCTTGATGTCGTTCACATGAATAGATTGTAAAATAGGGTTTCATATTTTGTATGATAAATGCATCATCCAATCCctccaaaactaaaacaaaatgtagTTAATCTACAGAATCCGACATCGtatacaatttttgtttttataattcatggggacaagaagaagatcccTTATGTGTTCGTCTCTTTATCTCATGATCAATCCTAAgatcattttaatttattaaataaaattacagGTTAGCTTACAAACAAacagtatatatattgatacaaATCCAACGTCAGAAgaattcataaataaatatcgaTCGAGTGAGAGACAGTTTATAGTTCTTCTGAATTATTTttgcaacaaaaacataacaaaaattattcGTCACAGGGGTTATGacatttagcaaaaaaaattactttgtCATAACCAAGTTATCTTTATCTCCGttgttattttaaattgaaaaaaatggatgaCATACTAGTAATCTagtattttcataattttcaaTCAATATGTATTCATTGATCGTTTAGGATAATGTTCAATTCTGGAATTTTGAACAATCATATAGCTCGTTAAACACACACAGAAAACAAATGGCTAGTAAATAAAACGATATGTCCAAAATATTCTTGccatattaaatttaaaatattttgaatttatttgtCTGAGATGTTTATCCCCAAGCCCCCAGCTCTATACTAAGATAATGAAAAGAATATGGCCACCAATTATGCATTGCTTAGAATAATCGCACCAGTTGCGTCGTCTGTAAATGCATCAACTACagcctgaaagaaaaaaaagtgaaacttaaaattttcagaaaagtaCATAGGATTAactttgaattatatattttgggaCCATTTTCTACAAATACaacatatttatttgacaTAAAATAGTGAagcatacatttttttttttacgagaAGTCTGTATTATTGATGATAAAAGTAGTGTTTTAATCATTGAAAATTCAACTAAATTGAGAAAAGTGCATctagaatttttattttctttcttactttaGTGGACATATCCCTTTGGAAATTGAATACTATAAAAGAATGACCCTAGTGGCCCGGACAATAACAAAGttagaaaacaagaaaattataattaatttacacTTGTAGATCGTATACTATAATTTACACTAGCAGACAGTCACAAACGTCGAGGACAATAAACTATcactaaaaactaaaaagtaaataaaattaaggagaaaacaaaaataaaataaaatattctgcatatttttatcaataatagCAAATCACACAGTACGAGTCAAATGGATCAGACAAGTGATCTCAAACTCGGGAAgaaaatttagcaaaaaaaaaaactcgggAAGAAAAATTGATAGGAGacaaatataactaaaataaaataaagacaaatcaaaattttaaagtattttctttaacatttacaaaaataatcgAAGTTTAAGGATTTTATAGTTTCTATCATATGTAGACGCacaagtgaaagaaaaaaaaaaaaaaaaaaaacgcacaAGTGGTATCATCCATTGTTCTTCGCAATCGAATCtccaatattttatttttattgtttcttaattcttaaaaatGGGTCGGGTTCCGGGCCGACTCCATCTACTCCAAAACCACATGTTAAAACCGTGCCACCACTCAGAGCTATTGTAGatctcttttaactttttcataaCACTTGTAGAAAAATAGGAAACGAATCTggtttaaaatgttttttttttttggataaatcttctttatatgttatttaaggttaattacaaaataagaataaaactTTTCGTTGTATTTAGAAAAACTGAGTAGACATGGCTATATAACTAGTTATCGTCATctgaccattttttttttttggctaattATTATGtaacaaataacaatataGGAAGTTCTTACTTAACGATCAATATGGCTAAAAGATAATTGAATAAGCTAAAGTCGTTGGTTGATCTGATGAAATGGTTATTTCCTATAAATTCTATTGTTACGAAAACGTTTTAGAAAGAAGAACCGTTTAAAAGTTATCAATCAATAAAGCAATTAATCGAAACAGTTAAAGAAGACGATTAGAGAAAGTGACTGAAAGCACTGCAAGATGGCAAATCTAGACAACGttctttatcatattttttttttttggattaaatATGTTGAATTGGTGAAAAAATGCACATGTTTTTATCAGTCATCGTTTTCCGCGCATCTCtaacattttcttcattggtttttttaacagaaaataaaataaataaagccAATTCCGTGTACTACATATAAGACCACATCTTTTACCAAGCCACCACTCCAACCCATTGCATGTCTCTTTAACCTTTAGTTAACATTCTTACTATAGAAAATTTCGAACTGATTAAGTCacagaaagtttcaaaatgaTTATACTTAATcagttttaatttcattttaagttaataatatatatattacgaTAAGGAtaaggtttaaaaaaaaaaaacagagtaggTATAGATAAATCAGATAATGACTGATACCACttgttatttttcattgtAGCTATAGTCAAACgatatatttttgtgttacttttttgttgtcagtTATCTTTACTGGCTAATTATTACGATGTAAGTAAAAATAGGTATAGCCGAGTTCATACTTATAAGTCAATATTTCTAAAAGATAGTTTGAAAAGATCGATGAGCTAAATTCTTTAGTTTAACTGTTTAATAAAAAGTCATTGGTTGGTTGCGTTCAATGTAATGGTTATTTCTTTCGAAatcaatttttggtttattcagAAAGCATATGTAacgtatatattttataaaagacATTACgtgaatatttttataaaacaaaaagccaTTATTAAGATGATATTACGTTACTTATTTAATTCAAACGTGAAAAGTACAAACTTTTTTACCGCGTGTTTATTGTCAATTTTTGCCACATAATTTAGCTATCTagcaaatttatatatatatttttttttatcaccaTCACCAAATATTAATGGTggtattttttaataataattgatataCATCTTTGGTGGTTGTCAGAGATGAAAAACGCCAGTGATAGAAATCTATAGTTGTCGTCGTTAGTGTGTCGAGCGTCAATGGATCGGATCAGATGTAATGAATTTCAAACAACTGAATAAGATAGCTAGCactttatattttagaaaacaaaatagtttaggtgtagactcttttttttatattaaaaattgttttgccACTGACTTAATAGAACACCAATTtgtcgtttttcttttttcttatatagaCGGAATCCCGTGAATTCGTGAAAACACgtatatttgttctttttaataaatgtGGATAACTTTTAACAGATTGATGGGGAACATGGTCTTTGTTAATTCAGTATCTCGTAAATTTGGTCATGtagttatcaaaaaaaaaatttggtcatGTGTACGTTTTATTATATGAATAGTATTGCGATTTCAATCTGTTAACGTTAtctatcaaatattatatttcaaGAATGTAAAGTTTCACACATACGTCATTTGGTTTACatgattttaatcaaataatttttttaaatttttttttagtaattaaaatttacgataaaaaagaattgtcgtcataa
This sequence is a window from Arabidopsis thaliana chromosome 1 sequence. Protein-coding genes within it:
- a CDS encoding Sulfite exporter TauE/SafE family protein, which translates into the protein MTINLVPLLLSLITIFTIFNPSALADQSQIRSTTSQWLHFSEDLSQSTIEVSIPTIIAAVLSFFAASISSAGGIGGGGLFLSIMTIIAGLEMKTASSFSAFMVTGVSFANVGCNLFLRNPKSRDKTLIDFDLALTIQPCLLLGVSIGVICNRMFPNWLVLFLFAVFLAWSTMKTCKKGVSYWNLESERAKIKSPRDVDGIEVARSPLLSEEREDVRQRGMIRFPWMKLGVLVIIWLLFFSINLFRGNKYGQGIISIKPCGALYWFLSSLQIPLTIFFTLCIYFSDNVQSNHTSHSNQNSEQETGVGGRQNKLMLPVMALLAGVLGGLFGIGGGMLISPLLLQIGIAPEVTAATCSFMVLFSSSMSAIQYLLLGMEHAGTAAIFALVCFVASLVGLMVVKKVIAKYGRASIIVFAVGIVMALSTVLMTTHGAFNVWNDFVSGRYMGFKLPC
- a CDS encoding Sulfite exporter TauE/SafE family protein (Sulfite exporter TauE/SafE family protein; FUNCTIONS IN: molecular_function unknown; INVOLVED IN: biological_process unknown; LOCATED IN: endomembrane system, integral to membrane; EXPRESSED IN: 13 plant structures; EXPRESSED DURING: M germinated pollen stage, 4 anthesis, C globular stage, 4 leaf senescence stage, petal differentiation and expansion stage; CONTAINS InterPro DOMAIN/s: Protein of unknown function DUF81 (InterPro:IPR002781); BEST Arabidopsis thaliana protein match is: Sulfite exporter TauE/SafE family protein (TAIR:AT1G61740.1); Has 3200 Blast hits to 2964 proteins in 743 species: Archae - 110; Bacteria - 1734; Metazoa - 0; Fungi - 0; Plants - 195; Viruses - 0; Other Eukaryotes - 1161 (source: NCBI BLink).); this translates as MTIIAGLEMKTASSFSAFMVTGVSFANVGCNLFLRNPKSRDKTLIDFDLALTIQPCLLLGVSIGVICNRMFPNWLVLFLFAVFLAWSTMKTCKKGVSYWNLESERAKIKSPRDVDGIEVARSPLLSEEREDVRQRGMIRFPWMKLGVLVIIWLLFFSINLFRGNKYGQGIISIKPCGALYWFLSSLQIPLTIFFTLCIYFSDNVQSNHTSHSNQNSEQETGVGGRQNKLMLPVMALLAGVLGGLFGIGGGMLISPLLLQIGIAPEVTAATCSFMVLFSSSMSAIQYLLLGMEHAGTAAIFALVCFVASLVGLMVVKKVIAKYGRASIIVFAVGIVMALSTVLMTTHGAFNVWNDFVSGRYMGFKLPC
- the XTH8 gene encoding xyloglucan endotransglucosylase/hydrolase 8 (xyloglucan endotransglucosylase/hydrolase 8 (XTH8); FUNCTIONS IN: hydrolase activity, acting on glycosyl bonds, xyloglucan:xyloglucosyl transferase activity, hydrolase activity, hydrolyzing O-glycosyl compounds; INVOLVED IN: carbohydrate metabolic process, cellular glucan metabolic process; LOCATED IN: endomembrane system, cell wall, apoplast; EXPRESSED IN: 21 plant structures; EXPRESSED DURING: 13 growth stages; CONTAINS InterPro DOMAIN/s: Xyloglucan endotransglucosylase/hydrolase (InterPro:IPR016455), Beta-glucanase (InterPro:IPR008264), Xyloglucan endo-transglycosylase, C-terminal (InterPro:IPR010713), Concanavalin A-like lectin/glucanase, subgroup (InterPro:IPR013320), Glycoside hydrolase, family 16, active site (InterPro:IPR008263), Concanavalin A-like lectin/glucanase (InterPro:IPR008985), Glycoside hydrolase, family 16 (InterPro:IPR000757); BEST Arabidopsis thaliana protein match is: xyloglucan endotransglucosylase/hydrolase 7 (TAIR:AT4G37800.1); Has 2134 Blast hits to 2114 proteins in 302 species: Archae - 0; Bacteria - 267; Metazoa - 0; Fungi - 408; Plants - 1375; Viruses - 0; Other Eukaryotes - 84 (source: NCBI BLink).), which codes for METERRIITSCSAMTALFLFMTALMASSSIAATPTQSFEDNFNIMWSENHFTTSDDGEIWNLSLDNDTGCGFQTKHMYRFGWFSMKLKLVGGDSAGVVTAYYMCSENGAGPERDEIDFEFLGNRTGQPYIIQTNVYKNGTGNREMRHSLWFDPTKDYHTYSILWNNHQLVFFVDRVPIRVYKNSDKVPNNDFFPNQKPMYLFSSIWNADDWATRGGLEKTDWKKAPFVSSYKDFAVEGCRWKDPFPACVSTTTENWWDQYDAWHLSKTQKMDYAWVQRNLVVYDYCKDSERFPTLPWECSISPWA